In Mycolicibacterium phocaicum, one DNA window encodes the following:
- a CDS encoding acetyl-CoA acetyltransferase, with the protein MGVDPRTPVIVGVGQFTERLEDPDYRGMSSVDLAAAAAQAALQDTGADVTAVAAAIDTVAGTRQFEISGHVPAPLGKSNNYPRSVAQRIGADPARVVLEVIGGQSPQHLITEFAGEIVAGRANAVLIMGSENTSSIRYFKGRDDQPDHSEAIDGQLEDRGYGYDGIFDEYTIRHGLIGAPVQYGLLENARRARLGLSVQDYRQAMGELFAPMSKVAAKNPYSSAPVERTVDELVTVTDKNRMICDPYPRLMVARDQVNMGAAAVLMSVESARKLGAPESKWVYLRGHADMKEQKLLGRPDVGASPASVLAVQEALRVAGIGIDDVSAFDLYSCFPFPVFNICDGIDLAVDDARGLTLTGGLPYFGGPGNNYSLHGIAEAVTRMREAPGEFALVGANGGIASKFSVGIYSTEPADWVADNSAELCAEVASWPTVAVVEHANGPATIETYTVRYDWTPNTGIIIGRLDADGSRFLATTTDAELMALLCDGEPLGANIVVASTDVGNRAVLA; encoded by the coding sequence ATGGGTGTCGATCCGCGTACGCCGGTGATCGTGGGTGTCGGTCAGTTCACCGAACGCCTTGAAGACCCCGATTACCGCGGGATGTCCTCAGTGGATCTCGCGGCGGCCGCCGCGCAGGCGGCGCTGCAGGACACCGGAGCCGACGTCACGGCAGTTGCCGCGGCGATTGACACCGTCGCGGGCACCCGGCAGTTCGAGATCTCCGGCCACGTGCCGGCACCGCTCGGCAAGTCGAACAACTACCCGCGCTCCGTGGCGCAGCGCATCGGTGCAGACCCGGCCCGTGTCGTTCTGGAAGTCATCGGCGGGCAGAGCCCCCAGCACCTGATCACCGAGTTCGCCGGTGAGATCGTGGCCGGCCGTGCCAACGCGGTGCTGATCATGGGGTCGGAAAACACCTCCAGCATCCGGTACTTCAAGGGCCGCGATGACCAGCCTGATCACTCGGAGGCCATCGACGGCCAGCTCGAAGACCGTGGCTACGGATACGACGGCATCTTCGACGAGTACACCATTCGGCACGGCCTGATCGGTGCGCCGGTGCAGTACGGCCTGCTGGAGAACGCCCGTCGTGCGCGCCTCGGGCTTTCTGTTCAGGACTACCGGCAGGCGATGGGGGAGCTGTTCGCCCCGATGTCGAAAGTCGCTGCCAAGAACCCTTATTCGTCGGCGCCGGTGGAACGTACCGTCGACGAGTTGGTGACTGTTACCGACAAGAACCGGATGATCTGTGACCCCTACCCGCGGCTCATGGTGGCTCGTGACCAGGTGAACATGGGAGCGGCCGCCGTGCTCATGTCGGTGGAGTCGGCACGCAAACTTGGCGCGCCGGAATCCAAGTGGGTCTACCTGCGTGGGCATGCGGACATGAAGGAGCAGAAGCTCCTCGGCCGTCCCGATGTCGGTGCCAGCCCGGCCTCGGTGCTGGCTGTGCAGGAAGCGTTGCGGGTGGCCGGAATTGGGATCGACGATGTCTCGGCATTCGACCTGTACAGCTGCTTCCCGTTCCCGGTGTTCAACATCTGTGACGGTATCGACCTGGCCGTCGACGACGCGCGGGGCCTGACGCTGACCGGCGGCCTGCCGTACTTCGGCGGCCCAGGGAACAACTACTCGCTGCATGGCATCGCTGAAGCGGTCACCCGAATGCGGGAAGCCCCAGGCGAATTCGCATTGGTGGGCGCGAACGGCGGCATAGCCAGCAAGTTCTCGGTCGGTATCTACTCGACCGAACCCGCCGATTGGGTCGCCGATAACAGTGCCGAACTGTGTGCGGAGGTCGCGTCGTGGCCCACCGTTGCGGTGGTTGAACATGCGAACGGCCCTGCGACCATCGAGACCTACACGGTTCGCTACGACTGGACTCCGAACACCGGCATCATCATCGGCCGCCTGGATGCCGATGGCAGCCGGTTCTTGGCCACCACGACCGATGCCGAGTTGATGGCGCTGCTGTGCGACGGTGAGCCGCTGGGTGCGAACATCGTCGTCGCCTCAACCGATGTGGGCAATCGAGCCGTGCTGGCCTGA
- a CDS encoding ATP-binding protein — protein MSLVVGGVVPPENVVGRVREQQEILASLPDGGAALVGDRRHGKTSLARLVAHTARLQGLTVVSVSAERQTYAEFVTALAAELGRVDNALRQEVDRWKVAVGTGPFKFERVRADAALDDLLQRAVARTKDGPLVLFIDEVTVLARNLEREKPGGGDAFLHLLRRFRQEHSGRLATVLSGSIGFHHVSEDALSSVNDIRKVTVGPIRHDHATYLAECLLLGVNVPTTDRHQVAESIAAAAENVPYYIQHLVAGAAREGSVKPDRIAELLAAAITDPHDPWDLRHYRDRLRNYYGDDALAIAGLLDIYAHAPTALSVNATLQFLKTEGSPITDRDQLVSFIERLEQDHYLRRVGDDDCFASGLVQSAWRAMRR, from the coding sequence ATGTCCCTCGTGGTCGGCGGCGTCGTCCCACCCGAGAACGTGGTGGGCCGCGTCCGTGAGCAGCAGGAAATCCTGGCCAGCCTGCCCGATGGCGGGGCGGCGCTCGTCGGCGACCGCCGGCACGGCAAGACATCGCTCGCCCGCCTCGTTGCGCACACCGCACGGCTGCAGGGCCTGACCGTCGTCTCGGTCAGTGCCGAGCGGCAGACCTACGCCGAGTTCGTCACCGCTCTTGCCGCGGAGCTCGGCCGCGTCGACAACGCCCTGCGCCAGGAGGTCGACCGCTGGAAAGTCGCTGTCGGCACCGGGCCGTTCAAGTTCGAGCGGGTCCGCGCCGACGCTGCGCTCGACGATCTGCTGCAGCGCGCCGTCGCCCGCACCAAGGATGGCCCACTGGTGCTGTTCATCGACGAGGTCACCGTGCTCGCGCGCAACCTCGAACGCGAAAAGCCCGGTGGCGGAGACGCATTCCTGCACCTGCTACGCCGCTTCCGACAGGAACACTCCGGGCGGCTGGCCACAGTCCTGTCCGGTTCCATTGGCTTCCACCATGTTTCGGAGGACGCACTCAGCTCAGTCAACGACATCCGTAAAGTCACCGTCGGCCCGATCCGTCACGACCACGCCACGTATCTGGCCGAGTGCCTGCTGCTCGGCGTGAACGTCCCGACCACCGACCGGCATCAGGTCGCGGAATCCATCGCGGCGGCGGCAGAGAACGTGCCGTATTACATCCAGCATCTGGTCGCGGGGGCGGCACGAGAAGGTTCGGTCAAGCCGGACCGCATCGCGGAACTGCTCGCCGCCGCCATCACCGATCCCCACGACCCCTGGGATCTGAGGCACTACCGCGACCGTCTGCGCAACTACTACGGCGACGACGCCCTCGCCATCGCGGGACTCCTCGACATCTACGCCCATGCGCCAACAGCGTTGAGCGTCAACGCAACACTGCAATTCCTGAAGACCGAGGGCTCACCCATCACCGATCGCGACCAGTTGGTGTCCTTCATCGAGCGGCTGGAACAGGACCACTATCTGCGCCGCGTCGGCGACGACGACTGCTTCGCCTCCGGCTTGGTGCAATCAGCGTGGCGGGCCATGAGGCGGTAG
- a CDS encoding TetR/AcrR family transcriptional regulator, translating into MSDKQDQARIAVSRIACALFWERGVAGTSGDDIAAAAGLSTRTIWRYFRSKESCVEPLLAKSADRFVASARRWPHELSLSEHLAADAIAHPLSPQDIEDELSAIRLATMTESDPALRTAYLMVHDRMERGLIPVIADRLGLPDDDLTVRLCAAAVTGAFRVVDEDVSRAIVVDGKKVSQEEALTLMDRAIREATNGRLGGPVQR; encoded by the coding sequence ATGAGCGACAAGCAGGACCAGGCACGGATTGCGGTGTCACGCATTGCCTGCGCCCTGTTCTGGGAGCGGGGCGTCGCCGGAACCAGCGGTGACGACATCGCCGCGGCCGCCGGGCTCTCGACCCGCACCATCTGGCGCTACTTCCGCAGCAAGGAGAGTTGCGTCGAACCCCTGCTCGCCAAGTCGGCCGACCGCTTCGTGGCGAGTGCCCGGCGCTGGCCGCACGAGCTGTCGTTGTCGGAACACCTTGCGGCAGATGCCATTGCGCATCCGCTGTCGCCGCAGGACATCGAGGACGAGCTCAGCGCGATCCGGCTGGCGACCATGACGGAATCCGACCCCGCGCTGCGCACTGCGTACCTGATGGTCCACGACCGCATGGAGCGGGGACTCATCCCGGTCATCGCCGACCGATTGGGCTTACCCGACGACGATCTCACCGTCCGCCTGTGCGCGGCAGCAGTCACCGGCGCCTTCCGCGTCGTCGACGAAGACGTGAGTAGGGCAATCGTCGTCGACGGCAAGAAGGTCAGCCAGGAAGAGGCGCTGACGCTCATGGACCGGGCGATCCGCGAAGCCACCAATGGCAGGCTGGGCGGCCCCGTCCAACGCTGA
- a CDS encoding MarR family transcriptional regulator has translation MTHPAFSPGTVDPDDLDARTVGRGPLLKRLTDRIISSAQDGSRPHTLLVAPRGAGKTHTLQVALHRALKQRKAAKATLLLELSEDALAIGSYPDLLVELLRTLGPDVHERARQLRGDALELEREILDLAAGRMVLVAIENADRIFDAIGEAGQGSFRAWVETSTAVLVFATSPALFPAVSSRTHPWYGSFIIEELPDLTDADVAELLTQHARDRELVSYVGTSEGRHKIDDVAQIVGWSPRVWQIIADTVDKTGLQEVRPAADAALEQLTPHYQQVLWQLPAGEQRLIVELARADGGRTVTDLAAAVGISNQSASAALGRLTTGGWVHPRKADSGDRRATWYDLSDPLLRNYLHYRERRQR, from the coding sequence ATGACCCACCCCGCCTTCTCCCCCGGCACCGTCGACCCCGACGACCTCGACGCCCGCACCGTCGGCCGCGGGCCGCTACTGAAGCGGTTGACGGACCGCATCATCAGCTCGGCACAGGACGGTTCGCGTCCGCACACCTTGCTCGTCGCACCGCGCGGCGCTGGTAAGACGCACACCCTCCAGGTCGCGCTCCATCGCGCGCTGAAACAGCGCAAAGCCGCCAAAGCCACACTGCTGCTAGAGCTTTCAGAGGATGCTCTCGCCATCGGCAGCTACCCAGATCTCCTCGTCGAGCTGCTGCGCACGCTGGGCCCAGACGTCCACGAGCGAGCACGGCAGCTTCGCGGCGACGCACTGGAGCTGGAACGGGAAATCCTCGACCTCGCTGCGGGCCGCATGGTGCTGGTCGCGATCGAGAACGCCGACCGAATCTTCGACGCCATCGGTGAAGCCGGGCAGGGCAGCTTCCGCGCCTGGGTCGAAACATCCACTGCCGTCCTGGTTTTCGCGACATCCCCGGCACTGTTTCCCGCCGTGTCCTCCCGCACCCACCCGTGGTACGGGTCCTTCATCATCGAGGAACTCCCCGATCTCACCGACGCCGACGTCGCCGAACTCCTCACGCAGCACGCCCGCGACCGCGAATTGGTTTCGTACGTCGGAACTTCCGAGGGTCGGCACAAGATCGACGACGTCGCCCAGATCGTCGGCTGGTCGCCCCGGGTATGGCAGATCATCGCCGATACCGTCGACAAAACCGGCCTACAAGAAGTAAGGCCCGCCGCAGACGCCGCACTGGAACAACTCACGCCGCACTATCAGCAGGTCCTCTGGCAGCTGCCCGCCGGCGAGCAACGCCTCATCGTCGAACTCGCCCGCGCCGACGGTGGCCGCACCGTCACCGATCTCGCTGCCGCCGTTGGCATTTCAAATCAGTCGGCGTCGGCCGCCCTCGGCCGCCTGACCACCGGCGGCTGGGTCCACCCCAGAAAAGCGGACTCGGGCGACCGTCGCGCCACCTGGTACGACCTCAGCGACCCGCTGCTCCGCAACTACCTGCACTACCGCGAGCGCCGCCAACGCTGA
- a CDS encoding M23 family metallopeptidase, with protein MAEHDSSGTPLGEATDAGITENATRTTIKLSRAVSPAEVTDIIPFNEFGDLHDLDLSESAFDRDSRVNAAPELDDLNDTDDETPLTLTVPAEFQQPEGAQRLSASAYRDSHTDTSNGLDDTDIIDLRASRGTHRKPEPVNGVKGRLVAAAMAVGATAAAGYSMMTSADQPTSTKLAADQVVRADGSSDGIQIVNVEPAASSGAVHAQELANGAAFAQERAEREARLARPLFVMPTKGVFTSGFGYRWGALHGGIDIAGPIGTPIVAVSDGVVVAAGPTAGYGAWVKVRHSDGTVTLYGHVNTWVVSVGQRVFAGDQIATIGNRGNSTGPHCHFEVLLGGSSRIDPVPWLAQRGLSPGNYVG; from the coding sequence TTGGCTGAGCACGATTCGTCTGGCACTCCCCTCGGAGAGGCGACGGACGCCGGCATCACCGAGAACGCTACCCGCACCACCATCAAGCTTTCCCGCGCTGTGAGCCCTGCCGAAGTGACCGACATCATCCCGTTCAACGAGTTCGGCGATCTGCACGATCTGGACCTGTCCGAGAGCGCCTTCGACCGCGATTCCCGCGTCAACGCCGCCCCTGAGCTCGACGATCTGAACGACACCGACGACGAGACCCCCCTGACGCTGACCGTCCCGGCCGAATTCCAGCAGCCCGAGGGTGCCCAGCGGCTCTCCGCGAGCGCCTACCGCGACAGCCACACCGATACCAGCAACGGTCTCGACGACACCGACATCATCGATCTGCGCGCGAGCCGCGGCACCCACCGCAAGCCTGAGCCCGTCAATGGCGTGAAGGGCCGTCTGGTCGCCGCCGCGATGGCCGTGGGCGCCACTGCCGCCGCCGGGTACTCGATGATGACCAGCGCCGATCAGCCGACCAGCACGAAGCTCGCCGCTGACCAGGTTGTCCGGGCGGACGGGTCATCCGATGGCATCCAGATCGTCAACGTCGAACCCGCGGCGTCGTCCGGCGCGGTGCACGCCCAGGAGCTCGCCAACGGCGCGGCGTTCGCGCAGGAGCGCGCCGAGCGCGAAGCCCGACTGGCCCGCCCGCTGTTCGTGATGCCGACCAAGGGTGTGTTCACCTCCGGCTTCGGTTACCGCTGGGGCGCGCTGCACGGCGGCATCGACATCGCCGGCCCGATCGGCACCCCGATCGTCGCCGTGTCCGACGGCGTCGTCGTCGCAGCAGGCCCAACCGCTGGTTACGGCGCGTGGGTCAAGGTCCGCCACTCGGATGGAACCGTCACGCTGTACGGCCACGTCAACACCTGGGTCGTCTCGGTCGGCCAGCGCGTCTTCGCCGGCGACCAGATCGCCACCATCGGGAACCGCGGCAACTCGACCGGCCCGCACTGCCACTTCGAGGTGCTCCTCGGCGGCAGCTCGCGCATCGACCCCGTGCCGTGGTTGGCGCAGCGTGGCCTGAGCCCGGGTAACTACGTCGGCTGA
- the sucD gene encoding succinate--CoA ligase subunit alpha has protein sequence MSIFLNKDSKVIVQGITGGEGTKHTKLMLKAGTQVVGGVNARKAGTKVSHVDKDGNDIELPVFATVAEAMKETGADVSIAFVPPAFSKDAIIEAIDAEIPLLVVITEGIPVQDSAYAWAYNVEKGQKTRIIGPNCPGIITPGEALVGITPNNITGKGPIGLVSKSGTLTYQMMYELRDFGFSTAIGIGGDPVIGTTHIDAIEAFEKDPETKVIVMIGEIGGDAEERAADYIKANVTKPVVGYVAGFTAPEGKTMGHAGAIVSGSSGTAAAKQEALEAAGVKVGKTPSATAALAREILQSL, from the coding sequence ATGTCTATCTTCCTGAACAAGGATTCCAAGGTCATCGTCCAGGGCATCACCGGCGGTGAGGGCACCAAGCACACCAAGCTGATGCTGAAGGCCGGCACCCAGGTCGTCGGTGGCGTCAACGCGCGCAAGGCCGGCACCAAGGTCTCGCATGTGGACAAGGACGGCAACGACATCGAGCTGCCCGTGTTCGCCACGGTCGCCGAGGCCATGAAGGAGACCGGCGCCGACGTGTCGATCGCCTTCGTCCCGCCGGCGTTCTCCAAGGACGCCATCATCGAGGCCATCGACGCCGAGATCCCGCTGCTGGTCGTCATCACCGAGGGCATCCCGGTGCAGGACAGCGCGTACGCGTGGGCCTACAACGTCGAGAAGGGTCAGAAGACCCGCATCATCGGCCCCAACTGCCCGGGCATCATCACCCCCGGCGAGGCGCTGGTCGGCATCACGCCGAACAACATCACCGGCAAGGGCCCGATCGGTCTGGTCTCCAAGTCCGGCACCCTGACCTACCAGATGATGTACGAGCTGCGTGACTTCGGTTTCTCGACCGCCATCGGCATCGGCGGCGACCCGGTCATCGGCACCACCCACATCGACGCCATCGAGGCGTTCGAGAAGGACCCGGAGACCAAGGTCATCGTGATGATCGGCGAGATCGGCGGCGACGCCGAAGAGCGTGCCGCCGACTACATCAAGGCCAACGTCACCAAGCCGGTCGTCGGCTACGTCGCGGGCTTCACCGCTCCGGAGGGCAAGACCATGGGCCACGCCGGCGCCATCGTCTCGGGCTCGTCGGGCACCGCCGCCGCCAAGCAGGAAGCCCTCGAGGCTGCCGGCGTGAAGGTCGGCAAGACCCCGTCGGCCACCGCTGCGCTGGCTCGCGAGATCCTGCAGTCGCTGTAA
- a CDS encoding IS3 family transposase (programmed frameshift), which translates to MPKKYDEEFKVRAVRLVADHAEEYDTRTACITAVAKRLGVSYESLRRWINQSEVDAGDRAGVPTDIARENRELKRKNRELEETIEILKAATKFLRAGERPATPLICAFIAEHRARFGVAPICRVLSEHGCQIAPRTFYAWLARPPSARALWDMAITEVLAGYYEPDEHGHRKPESLYGAVKMWAHLRRQGIEVARCTVERLMRDNGWRGVTRRKKVRTTIADPAAGRAPDLVDRQFRVETPNRLLVADFTYVRLAAGVFVYTAFVIDAYSGRIVGWTCSAGKSDAFVRRAIRHAAQLRHREGNPLSGSTIHHSDAGSQYTSVRFGETLSLSGLVPSIGSVGDAFDNALAETTVGLYKNEAVRDDSPFRRGPLHRLTDVELLTADWVHWYNSDRLMHRLGRIPPIEYETIYYATNTAQSEAAHQ; encoded by the exons ATGCCGAAGAAGTACGACGAGGAGTTCAAGGTCCGGGCGGTGCGGTTGGTCGCTGACCATGCCGAGGAGTACGACACCCGCACGGCCTGCATCACCGCGGTCGCCAAACGGTTGGGCGTCTCCTACGAATCGCTGCGCCGCTGGATCAACCAGAGCGAGGTCGACGCCGGGGACCGGGCAGGGGTGCCCACCGACATTGCGCGCGAGAACAGAGAGCTCAAACGCAAGAACCGTGAGCTTGAAGAAACCATCGAAATCCTCAAGGCGGCAACAA AGTTTCTTCGCGCGGGAGAGCGACCCGCGACGCCGCTGATCTGTGCGTTCATCGCCGAGCATCGTGCTCGGTTCGGGGTCGCTCCGATCTGCCGCGTGCTGTCCGAGCACGGCTGCCAGATTGCCCCGAGAACGTTCTACGCCTGGCTGGCGCGGCCGCCATCGGCGCGGGCCTTGTGGGATATGGCTATTACTGAGGTGCTGGCCGGCTACTACGAACCCGACGAACACGGACACCGCAAGCCCGAGTCGTTGTACGGCGCGGTCAAGATGTGGGCCCATCTGCGCCGTCAGGGCATCGAGGTGGCCCGCTGCACGGTAGAGCGCCTCATGCGGGACAACGGGTGGCGTGGGGTGACCCGCCGTAAGAAGGTTCGCACCACCATCGCTGACCCGGCTGCCGGGCGAGCCCCGGATCTGGTGGACCGCCAGTTCCGCGTTGAGACGCCCAACAGGTTGCTGGTAGCCGATTTCACCTACGTCAGATTGGCCGCCGGGGTGTTCGTCTACACCGCGTTCGTCATCGATGCCTACTCCGGGCGGATCGTGGGCTGGACCTGCTCAGCGGGCAAGAGTGATGCGTTCGTACGGCGGGCAATACGCCACGCCGCGCAACTCCGGCATCGTGAGGGTAATCCGTTGTCGGGCAGTACTATTCACCACTCAGATGCGGGCTCTCAGTATACGTCGGTGCGGTTCGGGGAAACCCTGTCCTTGTCCGGATTGGTGCCGTCGATCGGATCGGTCGGCGATGCCTTCGATAACGCGTTGGCCGAGACCACCGTCGGGCTGTACAAGAACGAAGCCGTCCGCGACGACTCCCCATTCCGTCGCGGCCCGCTGCACCGACTGACCGACGTAGAACTGCTCACCGCCGACTGGGTCCACTGGTACAACAGCGACCGGCTCATGCACCGCCTGGGCCGCATCCCACCGATCGAATACGAGACCATCTACTACGCTACGAACACAGCCCAATCAGAGGCTGCGCACCAATAA
- the sucC gene encoding ADP-forming succinate--CoA ligase subunit beta — MDLFEYQAKELFAKHNVPTTPGRVTESADDAKAIAEEIGKPVMIKAQVKVGGRGKAGGVKYAATPEDALTHAQNILGLDIKGHIVKKLLVAEASDIAEEYYISFLLDRANRTYLAMCSVEGGMEIEEVAATKPERLAKVPVNAVKGVDLAFAREIAEKGHLPAEVLDAAAVTIQKLWEVFVAEDATLVEVNPLVRTPDDQILALDGKVTLDANADFRQPGHAEFEDKEATDPLELKAKQHDLNYVKLDGSVGIIGNGAGLVMSTLDVVAYAGENHGNVKPANFLDIGGGASAEVMAAGLDVILGDSQVKSVFVNVFGGITACDAVANGIVKALEMLGDEANKPLVVRLDGNNVEEGRRILAEANHPLVIQAETMDSGADKAAELANK, encoded by the coding sequence ATGGATCTCTTCGAGTACCAGGCGAAAGAGCTGTTCGCCAAGCACAACGTCCCTACTACACCGGGCCGGGTCACCGAGTCCGCCGATGACGCCAAGGCGATCGCCGAGGAGATCGGCAAGCCCGTCATGATCAAGGCGCAGGTCAAGGTCGGTGGCCGCGGCAAGGCCGGTGGCGTGAAGTACGCCGCCACCCCGGAGGACGCCCTCACTCACGCGCAGAACATCCTCGGTCTGGACATCAAGGGCCACATCGTCAAGAAGCTGCTCGTCGCCGAAGCCAGCGACATCGCGGAGGAGTACTACATCTCCTTCCTGCTCGATCGCGCCAACCGCACCTACCTGGCCATGTGCTCGGTCGAGGGTGGCATGGAGATCGAAGAGGTCGCCGCCACCAAGCCGGAGCGTCTCGCCAAGGTTCCCGTCAACGCCGTCAAGGGTGTCGACCTGGCCTTCGCCCGCGAGATCGCCGAGAAGGGCCACCTGCCCGCCGAGGTGCTCGACGCCGCGGCCGTGACCATCCAGAAGCTGTGGGAGGTCTTCGTCGCCGAAGACGCCACCCTGGTCGAGGTCAACCCGCTGGTTCGCACCCCCGACGACCAGATCCTCGCCCTCGACGGCAAGGTCACCCTGGACGCGAACGCCGACTTCCGTCAGCCCGGCCACGCCGAGTTCGAGGACAAGGAAGCCACCGACCCGCTCGAGCTCAAGGCCAAGCAGCACGACCTCAACTACGTCAAGCTCGACGGCTCGGTCGGCATCATCGGTAACGGTGCCGGTCTGGTCATGTCGACGCTCGACGTCGTCGCGTACGCCGGTGAGAACCACGGCAACGTCAAGCCCGCCAACTTCCTGGACATCGGTGGTGGCGCCTCGGCCGAGGTGATGGCTGCCGGTCTGGACGTCATCCTCGGCGACAGCCAGGTCAAGAGCGTCTTCGTCAACGTCTTCGGTGGCATCACCGCGTGCGACGCAGTCGCCAACGGCATCGTCAAGGCGCTGGAAATGCTGGGCGACGAGGCCAACAAGCCGCTGGTCGTCCGTCTCGACGGCAACAACGTCGAAGAGGGCCGCCGCATCCTGGCCGAGGCCAACCACCCGCTGGTGATCCAGGCCGAGACCATGGACTCCGGTGCCGACAAAGCCGCCGAGCTGGCGAACAAGTAA
- a CDS encoding DUF4185 domain-containing protein — protein MSILKIRGTNPLTVVDGGRDLQRKAQDLDELIGKQVHAVQELEQDWKGKAANAARGQAYRNIEHQHRFHEIIDAMANAMIAGGQTLATLRDALLNWVSTVSQMFNVADDGVVTTRPPRTGGAWDNIAATFTKCTHNMIKAFMDQDQNLANSLKTIAGGNTPGNNPKPVPGFTPGIDPDGFNNGQIGFEQTMAGFGDPATGAGGVGVPNTNTDLSIMGMTPEGRLFTIQGDTGKGMNQDTKSGGPGTRPTREEGGGGNNNIIFWKMDDHGKWVVDEVVNDPFKPLKRSDGSDVDISTIPTSTFNANGKMYASVMNVNHWNGAPETRPRGESGWVTRSSELWVSGDGGKTWEKTGAEWANDNLNNPFQVQSFAPSQDGKYVYMYGTQDGRTNDGLHAARVLAGSVGNPNEYEYWNGTSFSPPGLDPNASPPLIKTPPGISGIGEPSVHFYENKVLLTFNDESGGIYTSSSSAADGSTGWTPTTKVVDQDGAYGAFQSPFSGGDSIDSTLSLWNRYGTALYQIENSDTKNLGAY, from the coding sequence TTGTCGATCCTGAAGATCCGCGGCACCAATCCGCTTACAGTCGTCGACGGCGGCCGTGACTTGCAGCGCAAGGCGCAAGACCTCGACGAGTTGATCGGTAAGCAGGTGCATGCCGTCCAGGAACTCGAGCAGGACTGGAAAGGCAAGGCGGCCAACGCCGCCCGCGGGCAGGCCTACCGAAATATCGAACACCAGCACCGCTTTCACGAGATCATCGATGCGATGGCGAATGCCATGATCGCCGGCGGCCAAACGCTGGCCACATTGCGCGACGCCCTGCTCAACTGGGTCAGCACGGTGTCCCAGATGTTCAACGTCGCCGACGACGGTGTCGTCACCACCCGTCCGCCACGGACCGGTGGGGCCTGGGACAACATCGCGGCCACCTTCACCAAATGCACCCATAACATGATCAAGGCGTTCATGGACCAAGATCAGAACCTGGCCAACAGCCTCAAAACCATTGCGGGCGGCAACACTCCGGGCAACAACCCGAAACCAGTCCCGGGCTTTACCCCTGGCATCGACCCAGACGGTTTCAACAACGGTCAGATCGGGTTCGAGCAGACGATGGCCGGCTTCGGTGACCCGGCAACCGGTGCAGGCGGAGTGGGTGTACCCAATACGAATACGGACCTTTCAATCATGGGTATGACACCCGAAGGTCGTCTGTTCACCATCCAAGGCGATACCGGAAAGGGAATGAATCAAGACACCAAATCCGGTGGTCCAGGAACTCGTCCCACACGAGAGGAAGGCGGCGGCGGGAACAACAACATCATCTTCTGGAAGATGGACGACCATGGAAAATGGGTCGTGGACGAAGTGGTAAATGACCCGTTCAAACCGCTGAAGAGATCTGATGGCAGTGACGTCGACATCTCAACGATCCCGACGTCCACGTTCAACGCCAACGGCAAGATGTACGCCTCCGTTATGAATGTCAACCACTGGAACGGCGCCCCGGAAACGCGACCACGGGGCGAGAGTGGCTGGGTGACAAGAAGTTCCGAGCTGTGGGTGTCGGGCGACGGCGGGAAAACATGGGAGAAGACAGGTGCCGAATGGGCCAATGACAACCTGAACAACCCGTTTCAAGTACAGAGCTTTGCTCCGTCTCAAGACGGGAAGTATGTCTACATGTATGGCACGCAGGACGGCCGAACCAATGACGGGCTGCATGCGGCTCGCGTCCTTGCTGGGTCCGTCGGCAACCCAAATGAGTACGAGTATTGGAACGGAACTTCGTTCAGCCCGCCTGGGCTTGATCCGAATGCAAGTCCTCCCCTGATCAAAACTCCGCCGGGGATCAGCGGCATCGGAGAGCCAAGCGTCCACTTCTACGAAAACAAAGTCCTTCTCACCTTCAACGATGAATCCGGCGGTATATATACCAGCTCGTCGTCAGCAGCTGACGGAAGCACCGGCTGGACACCGACTACAAAGGTCGTCGATCAAGACGGAGCCTACGGTGCATTCCAATCGCCATTCTCAGGCGGCGACTCTATCGATTCAACTCTGTCGCTATGGAATCGATATGGAACGGCGCTCTATCAGATCGAGAATTCTGACACCAAGAATCTGGGAGCGTACTGA